Proteins from a genomic interval of Arthrobacter sp. CAN_C5:
- a CDS encoding cation:proton antiporter regulatory subunit, protein MKVDKTPLPGIGIRKEIVTSSGRRIGTVTQRDGETALIISRQDDPDACLVSIPLTADESATLGNLLGAHQLVAQLTEEHRDLPGVNTRQFLITRGSPFEGYRLGDTRMRTRTGASVVAALRDGKVEPSPTPDFVLKDGDLLVAVGTSEGLEAAAEILGGG, encoded by the coding sequence ATGAAGGTCGACAAAACGCCGCTACCAGGAATCGGTATACGCAAGGAGATTGTGACGTCGTCGGGGCGCCGCATCGGAACAGTCACACAGCGCGACGGCGAGACCGCGCTCATTATCTCCCGACAGGACGACCCGGATGCCTGTCTGGTGTCCATCCCGCTCACGGCCGACGAATCAGCAACCCTCGGCAACCTGCTCGGCGCCCACCAACTGGTGGCCCAGTTGACCGAGGAGCACCGTGATCTACCGGGGGTGAACACCCGGCAATTCCTTATCACCCGCGGTTCACCCTTCGAGGGTTACCGCCTCGGCGATACCCGGATGAGAACCCGCACCGGCGCATCAGTGGTGGCGGCGCTGCGCGACGGCAAGGTCGAGCCGTCGCCAACCCCCGATTTCGTTTTGAAGGACGGGGACCTGCTGGTCGCCGTCGGAACGTCGGAGGGCCTGGAAGCGGCCGCCGAAATCCTCGGCGGCGGCTGA
- the map gene encoding type I methionyl aminopeptidase, protein MIEILSPSELTRARDTGALVGEILQTMKSRATVGTNLLDIDAWTKTMIADAGAQSCYVDYAPSFGSGPFGHYICTAVNDAVLHGLPHDYALADGDLLTLDLAVSKRGVAADSAISFIVGDSRPAESVAMISTTEKALRAGIAAAGPGARIGDLSYAIGTVLSDAGYPINTEFGGHGIGSTMHQDPHIPNTGRPGRGYVLRPGLLLALEPWIMADTATLVTDADGWTLRSATGCRTAHSEHTIAITEDGAEILTLPR, encoded by the coding sequence ATGATTGAGATCCTGAGCCCCAGCGAACTGACCCGAGCCAGGGACACCGGTGCCCTGGTAGGCGAGATTCTGCAGACGATGAAAAGCCGCGCCACGGTCGGCACCAATCTGCTGGACATCGACGCGTGGACAAAGACGATGATCGCCGACGCCGGGGCACAGTCCTGCTACGTGGATTACGCACCCTCCTTTGGAAGCGGCCCGTTCGGGCACTACATCTGCACGGCAGTCAATGACGCGGTGCTGCACGGCCTCCCCCACGACTACGCACTCGCCGACGGGGACCTGCTCACGCTCGACCTGGCGGTCTCCAAACGTGGAGTCGCAGCGGACTCGGCAATCAGTTTCATCGTGGGTGACTCGCGCCCCGCAGAAAGCGTCGCCATGATCAGCACTACCGAAAAGGCCCTGCGTGCGGGGATCGCCGCGGCCGGCCCCGGCGCGCGCATCGGCGACCTCTCGTATGCCATCGGGACGGTGCTCAGCGACGCCGGATACCCCATCAACACCGAGTTCGGTGGCCATGGCATCGGGTCGACCATGCACCAGGACCCCCACATCCCGAACACCGGGCGGCCGGGTCGCGGCTACGTGTTGCGCCCCGGACTACTGCTCGCACTTGAGCCCTGGATCATGGCGGACACCGCCACCCTGGTGACCGACGCCGATGGATGGACGCTTCGCAGCGCCACCGGCTGCCGGACCGCGCACAGCGAGCACACGATCGCCATCACCGAGGATGGGGCCGAGATTCTCACTCTTCCCCGCTGA
- a CDS encoding siderophore-interacting protein, with translation MSVAPIRKPKPQFILTVQRTEWLSPAMVRVVAGGDGFATFGRNDFTDRYVKIHFAKSELGLVPPYDHQVLRATLDPADLPVTRTYTLRWVDYAAQQLAIDFVVHGDEGLAGPWAASAQPGDTLVVTGPGGGYSPNPDADWYLFAADETALPAVAAALESLPADAVGLVFIEVEGEPDRLDLTAPSGVELVWLCRRGATAGTLLAAALQQASWREGRVHVFAHGERESMKQLRDVFFVKHGLERSQVSLSGYWALGRTEDRFQAEKREPVGKILD, from the coding sequence GTGAGCGTCGCCCCAATACGCAAGCCCAAACCCCAGTTCATCCTGACCGTTCAGCGCACCGAGTGGTTGTCCCCGGCCATGGTGCGGGTGGTTGCCGGCGGTGACGGGTTCGCCACGTTTGGCCGCAATGACTTCACCGACCGGTACGTGAAGATCCACTTCGCCAAATCCGAGCTGGGGCTGGTGCCGCCGTACGACCACCAGGTACTCCGCGCCACACTCGACCCCGCCGACCTGCCGGTCACCCGGACCTACACCCTCCGGTGGGTGGACTACGCTGCCCAGCAGCTGGCCATCGACTTTGTGGTGCATGGCGACGAGGGCCTCGCCGGACCGTGGGCGGCGTCGGCCCAGCCCGGAGACACCCTGGTGGTGACCGGACCCGGTGGCGGCTACTCCCCCAACCCGGATGCCGACTGGTACCTATTCGCCGCCGACGAAACTGCACTGCCCGCGGTGGCTGCGGCGCTCGAGTCCCTGCCTGCTGACGCCGTCGGGCTGGTGTTCATCGAGGTGGAGGGGGAGCCCGACCGCCTCGATCTCACCGCCCCGTCCGGTGTGGAACTCGTCTGGCTGTGCCGTCGCGGGGCGACGGCGGGGACCCTCCTGGCCGCTGCCCTCCAGCAGGCATCCTGGCGTGAGGGCCGGGTGCACGTCTTTGCCCACGGCGAGCGGGAGTCAATGAAGCAACTGCGGGATGTGTTCTTCGTCAAGCACGGCCTGGAGCGCAGCCAGGTGTCGCTGTCCGGCTATTGGGCGCTGGGCCGCACCGAGGACCGGTTCCAGGCGGAGAAGCGCGAACCGGTCGGCAAGATCCTCGACTGA
- a CDS encoding cation:proton antiporter, producing MEAGSALTLIELGAVFFCLGILARLAGRIGLSPIPLYLLGGLFFGHGGFIELDGLNEFSEIASEIGVILLLLMLGLEYTAKELVTGLRQSWLAGVLDIVLNFTPGAVVALLLGWGPVGAMVMGGVTYISSSGIVAKVLTDLGRLGNRETPVILSLLVFEDLAMAVYLPILTTVLAGASFAGGMQAVGISLVVVTVVLIIALRFGNVVSAIVDSKDREVFLLTVLGSALLVAGVAAAMQVSAAVGAFLLGIAISGATATNATRLLEPLRDLFAAIFFVVFGLNTDPATIPPVLGIAILLVLITSITKIATGWWAARQHGVGRLGRARAGVVLIARGEFSIVIAGLAVASGAITGELAALATAYVLLTAVLGPIAARLVEPVMGRLQRRPRPDPLPAT from the coding sequence TTGGAGGCCGGTAGTGCGCTGACGCTGATCGAACTGGGGGCCGTGTTCTTCTGCCTCGGCATCCTGGCACGGCTGGCCGGACGGATCGGCCTCTCACCCATCCCGCTCTACCTTCTCGGTGGCCTCTTCTTCGGTCACGGCGGTTTCATCGAACTGGATGGGCTGAACGAGTTCAGCGAGATCGCCAGCGAGATCGGCGTGATCCTGCTGCTGCTCATGCTCGGCCTCGAGTACACGGCCAAGGAACTGGTCACCGGTCTCCGGCAATCCTGGCTCGCCGGGGTCCTGGACATTGTCCTGAACTTCACCCCCGGCGCCGTAGTGGCGCTGCTCCTCGGCTGGGGCCCGGTGGGTGCCATGGTGATGGGCGGCGTCACCTACATTTCGTCGTCGGGAATTGTGGCGAAGGTGCTGACCGACCTGGGGCGGCTGGGCAACCGGGAAACCCCGGTCATCCTGTCCCTGCTGGTGTTCGAAGACCTCGCCATGGCCGTGTACCTGCCCATCCTGACCACAGTCCTCGCCGGCGCCAGCTTCGCCGGCGGGATGCAGGCGGTCGGAATCTCGCTGGTGGTGGTCACGGTGGTGCTCATTATCGCCCTGCGGTTCGGGAACGTGGTTTCGGCGATTGTGGACAGCAAGGACCGCGAGGTCTTCCTTCTCACGGTGCTCGGTTCGGCACTCCTGGTGGCTGGCGTCGCGGCAGCGATGCAGGTATCGGCGGCCGTGGGGGCTTTCCTCCTCGGAATCGCCATCTCGGGGGCCACCGCGACGAACGCCACCCGGCTCCTCGAACCACTGCGCGACCTGTTCGCCGCGATCTTCTTTGTGGTGTTCGGTCTCAACACCGATCCGGCAACCATCCCCCCGGTGCTGGGGATCGCGATCCTCCTGGTGCTCATCACGTCGATCACCAAGATTGCCACCGGCTGGTGGGCGGCCCGCCAGCACGGCGTGGGACGGCTGGGGCGGGCACGGGCCGGCGTCGTCCTGATCGCCCGCGGTGAGTTCTCGATCGTGATCGCCGGCCTGGCCGTCGCGTCGGGGGCGATCACCGGCGAGCTGGCTGCCCTGGCTACCGCCTATGTGCTCCTGACAGCGGTCCTCGGACCGATTGCTGCCCGCCTGGTCGAACCGGTGATGGGTCGGCTGCAGCGCAGGCCCCGGCCGGACCCGTTACCGGCCACCTAA